The Piliocolobus tephrosceles isolate RC106 chromosome 3, ASM277652v3, whole genome shotgun sequence genome has a window encoding:
- the TKTL2 gene encoding transketolase-like protein 2, whose protein sequence is MANDTKPDMKTVQMLRDTANRLRIHSIRAMCASGSGHLTSCCSAAEVVSVLFFHTMKYKQTDPEHPDNDRFILSKRHAAPILYAAWVEVGDISESDLLNLRKLHSDLEGHPTPRLPFVDMATGSLGQGLGAACGMAYTGKYLDKASYRVFCLMGDGESAEGSVWEAFTFASHYNLDNLVAVFDVNRLGQSGPAPLERGADIYQNCCEAFGWNTYLVDGHDVEALCQVFWQASQVKNKPTAIVAKTFKGRGIPNIEDAENWHGKPVPKERADAIVKLIESQIQTNENPRPKPPVEDSPQIIITDIKMTSPPAYKVGDKIATQKTYGLALAKLGRANERVIVLIGDTMNSTFSEIFRKEHPERFIECVIAEQNMVSVALGCATRGRTIAFASAFAGFFTRVFDQLRMGAISQANINLIGSHCGVSSGEDGPSQMALADLAMFRSIPNCTVFYPSDAISTEHAVYLAANTKGMCFIRTSQPETAVIYTPQENFEIGQAKVVRHSVNDKVTVIGAGVTLHEALAAADHLSQQGISIRVIDPFTIKPLDAATIISSAKATGGRVITVEDHYREGGIGEAVCAAVSREPDILVHQLAVSGVRQHGKTSELLDMFGISTRHIIAAVTLTLMK, encoded by the coding sequence ATGGCCAACGACACCAAGCCTGATATGAAGACTGTGCAGATGCTGCGGGACACCGCCAACCGCCTGCGGATCCATTCCATCAGGGCCATGTGTGCCTCTGGTTCTGGCCACCTCACATCGTGCTGCAGTGCAGCAGAGGTCGTGTCTGTCCTCTTCTTCCACACAATGAAGTATAAACAGACAGACCCAGAACACCCGGACAATGACCGGTTCATCCTCTCCAAGAGACATGCTGCTCCCATCCTCTATGCTGCTTGGGTGGAGGTGGGTGACATCAGTGAATCTGACTTGCTGAACCTGAGGAAACTTCACAGTGACTTGGAGGGACACCCTACCCCCCGACTGCCGTTTGTTGACATGGCAACAGGGTCCCTAGGGCAGGGATTAGGTGCTGCGTGTGGAATGGCTTATACTGGCAAGTACCTTGACAAGGCCAGCTACCGGGTGTTCTGTCTTATGGGAGATGGCGAATCCGCAGAAGGCTCTGTGTGGGAGGCTTTCACTTTTGCCTCCCACTACAACTTGGACAATCTCGTGGCGGTCTTCGACGTGAACCGCTTGGGACAAAGTGGCCCTGCACCCCTTGAACGTGGCGCAGACATCTACCAGAATTGCTGTGAGGCCTTTGGATGGAATACTTACTTAGTGGATGGCCATGATGTGGAGGCCTTGTGCCAAGTATTTTGGCAAGCAAGTCAAGTGAAGAACAAGCCTACTGCTATAGTTGCCAAGACCTTCAAAGGTCGGGGTATTCCAAATATTGAGGATGCAGAAAATTGGCATGGAAAGCCAGTGCCAAAAGAAAGAGCAGATGCAATTGTCAAATTAATTGAGAGTCAGATACAGACCAATGAGAATCCCAGACCAAAACCACCTGTGGAAGACTCACCTCAAATCATCATCACAGATATAAAAATGACCTCCCCACCTGCTTACAAAGTTGGTGACAAGATAGCTACTCAGAAAACGTATGGTTTGGCTCTGGCTAAACTAGGCCGTGCAAATGAAAGAGTTATTGTTCTGATTGGTGACACAATGAACTCCACCTTTTCTGAGATATTCAGGAAGGAACACCCTGAGCGTTTCATAGAGTGTGTTATTGCTGAGCAAAACATGGTAAGTGTGGCACTAGGCTGTGCCACACGTGGTCGAACCATTGCTTTTGCTAGTGCTTTTGCTGGCTTTTTTACTAGAGTATTTGATCAGCTCCGAATGGGAGCCATTTCTCAAGCCAATATCAACCTTATTGGTTCCCACTGTGGGGTATCCTCTGGAGAAGATGGACCCTCCCAAATGGCCCTGGCGGATCTAGCCATGTTCCGAAGTATTCCTAATTGCACTGTTTTCTATCCAAGTGATGCCATCTCAACAGAGCATGCTGTTTATCTAGCCGCCAATACCAAAGGAATGTGCTTCATTCGAACCAGCCAACCAGAAACTGCAGTTATTTATACCCCGCAAGAAAATTTTGAGATTGGCCAGGCCAAGGTGGTCCGCCACAGTGTCAATGATAAAGTCACAGTAATTGGAGCTGGAGTTACTCTCCATGAAGCCTTAGCAGCTGCTGACCATCTTTCTCAACAAGGTATTTCCATCCGTGTCATCGACCCATTTACCATTAAACCCCTGGATGCTGCCACCATCATCTCCAGTGCAAAAGCCACAGGCGGCCGAGTTATCACAGTGGAGGATCACTACAGGGAAGGTGGCATTGGAGAAGCTGTTTGTGCAGCTGTCTCCAGGGAGCCTGATATCCTTGTTCATCAGCTGGCAGTGTCAGGAGTGCGTCAACATGGGAAAACTAGTGAATTGCTGGATATGTTTGGAATCAGTACCAGACACATTATAGCAGCCGTAACACTTACTTTAATGAAGTAA